The Helicoverpa zea isolate HzStark_Cry1AcR chromosome 4, ilHelZeax1.1, whole genome shotgun sequence genome segment CAaatcctttaaaaatatttttgtagtgcttattatttgtaaaattatgtcTTTATTTCTTATAGGATTCTTACCTGTGAGCAAGTACCTacaatatgtattaatatttccTCACATAATTGTATATGTTTAAGTTTTCTTGTGAacttaaacataatataaataaattataaacgtTTCTTGATTAACATATACTCATGACACATTTTTTTCCATTTAATTTGAACAGACAGCAATTAAAATGCAGTCAAAAATAGATATGTGTAAATCTGTCTTTTATCTAtgagtttaatttaattttaaatgttacacATTTCATTAGGAATCATAGTAGTACATAGTATCAATGTAGTTCTATAATTTATGTGACACCAGTTTACAGCATTTTTACCCTGAGGGTAAATGTATAATTTCTTGTGGATAATTTGTCACTGAATCAAACTCCAAAACATATAGTTGGTCTAGCTCATTGAGATTAGAAATGGCAACATGTGTTCTAAACTTTATTTCAGTGTCAAATAACCTACaagatattatgtatttaaccCAGTGGTAAAAAtgctgtaaactagtgtaattaGGATAATAAACCGAAAATAGAGTTATCTTTCTACTAAAAgatttgttattatgaaatttaaAGCTACTGCATGGTATTTTCCTGTTTACAAGTCATTGTTATGGTGATAGTCAGATAATATgcaatattattactttttatttccaatgtcaacttttattattcaaattgtGTTTTAACACCATGATTCttcaatttttatgtatttccaggatattcaaattaacattttaattagtcATTACtcaatattacattttttttgtgtcaaTGTACATGCCAAAATGGTGTTAATAGATTACTTTTCTAGTCTACATTTTGTAAGCTTTCTTTGTTTTCTCTCCTAAAGTAAGTATTTCAGTTCTTGCCTTTATTTAAACATGAAGAGGATATCAGTTGGCACAATACACTGCAAATTCTATTTCTAGATTTGTCATAGGAATATTATGAGATCTATATATGGCTTAATTATTGTTTAACTCATATTACTCACCCAAGAATCTCACAAAGTGTTTTAAGTTTGCATTTGACCAAAATTGTATTTGAATTTTATGGCAATTCAATTAATAGTACTACAgggatattactttttattactgTAATGgtgtgttataaaaaatattctaattgtCAATTTGTGTAAACAGGCGCGGATTGCCTTCCTCCAGGGTGAGAGGAAGGGCCAAGAAAATCTGAAAAACGACCTTGTAAGGCGGATTAAGATGCTGGAATATGCACTTAAGCAGGAGAGAGCGAAGTTTCATAAGCTCAAGTATGGCGTTGAGCTGCAGCAGGGCGATGTGCGCCCGCCGCCCGAGGAGCCCGCGGAGCCCGAGCCGGCCGAGCGCGCGCAGTGGAAGCAAGGCCGGCAGCTCATCAAACAGTACCTGCAGGTATGCTAttattaataacttatttatcatcatcctcctgccttaACACCAATTGTctttggggtcggtgcagcatgttttACTTCCATACTCTTCAGGTATGCTATTGGTTCTCGAAATCATTTTACATATCTATGTTGGTGGTATGGAAATTGCTGTCCTGAATAAGCTTTTATGTAAAGTTAAGGAAGAAATAATTTCATCATAATTTTTGGTCTATAATTGTGTTACAAGTTGCCTCCAACAGAAATGGTAAGGTGAACATTACTTTACCAAAACTGCTATGTTTGTCAGGTGCCGGTTACCCTTTTTCATATCTTGGAATGTTAATGAGTGCTTGCTGTATTTATTACTGGATTAGGATAGTTTTTCAAAACAGATAACCACTGTTGctactattttcttttttatcatgtaatgttttttgtaattggTTGTTCCATGTCAATACCATAACCGAGGGTATTTGAAAAACCCTTAATTGTGAAGTATTTTCATTTAGGCAGTCTTTAGGagatatcatatttttataataactgaTCAGtgctttgtatatttttgtaaaatgatgtTAGCTCTAGGTATTATTGTGGTTCAGGCATGTGGTATAATTTAATCTAACagtagcttctgccagtggtttcttCCGATTCCTGACGGAACTAAGAGTAAGAGTAGCTTAGATGTCATTCTGATATTATGATAGAGCTGTTTTTTTGCCAAGTTTcagcaacaaaaaaaatatgttttgccaCACCTCcctacaaactttcacatttaaaatatttgtaggatATTAGCAGGACCATGACTAAGCTATCATCAGATTTCTCCTATCATGTGACTCATATTAAAATCAATCTCTTTTCCTATACCCATATTCAAGACCTATTTGCAACAGCTGACTAAAGTAAGAAGATGCTCCTTATTAATGAATACTATTCATTTCCTAAACAGGAAATAGGCTACACAGACACCATACTGGATGTTCGCTCAAACAGAGTTCGAGCTTTGCTCGGCTTGAACAACGAGGAAGTGGAAAACCCAAACTACAGAAATTATGACAAGCAACAACATGATAGATGTGATTACTCTATGAACCATATGGTTCGCAAATACGATTATGgtatgtataaatattaaattgtatataAATTGTCTTTTGTAACGTTATTGGCAGTTGTTAAAACAGACTGCGAAGGAAGGTCagattcaaataatattaatattgtttttggtACAAAACAACCTGCTAATACCACCTAAATTTATGTGGATTAGAAAGTGATTTTAGTTTACGTTCTTGTTAGCTTTGTTCACAAGAAGTAGAGAATGATTCTGTCTAGTTCCTTGCATACAGAGGTTTTCTATGATATTTTTCTAACACTGATACAGGAAAAGAGCCGCGTAAGAGCGGCGTGTCCGCCGGCGGCGGTTACAATGAGGAGGGGCTCTCGGTCCAGGAGACAGCTGCTGTTTTCGCCAACTTCGAGTTCCTGACCAACCAGGAGATGGATATGGACGAGATTGATGATTTGGACGCCAAGCAATCACACCATCCTCCTGGAAAACAAGGTAATCTATCAAGGAAATTAACAAGATACCTAGCGTTCATtgaatcaaagtcaaagtaaaaaaaaatattttaaataggcctattaaagctctttcgaaacgtctaGTTGCATGGTTCCAAATAATCTGTCTTATGGAGACGAACCGGCaggaaactccatagacactcttttaaatcACTTTTTGTTTGTCGTACTTATCAGTTTGAAttgaaaatcaatttttaaCTATTGGTAATTGCTCAGGCTTGAAATGCAGTTTTCCTGTTTCATTAAAGCGGAAATATTgtttagtaataataattattcattcacccattatttattcataatgacAGGCGGAATTTTAAGCTTCAATAAATTAGGTTTTCATTGAATACGAAAACAAGATTCGTTATTACATCAAGAAAATtatctttaagaataaaattcGTTTTTGTGAGTAAGAtctcaaaaattaaatatttctgttGGTTTATACCATAAAGGCGAAGAAGTTGATCACGAAGCTGAGGAGGTGTTGAACGAGCTCAACTTGCTGACCGAGAGAGAGGCTGACGGCGGCGGACAAGGCGACGAGTATCCCGTTGGTAAGTCTactaaataatcaaattattcaTCGTTGTTATACCCGAAAGACGCGAACCACGGTACGTCACTTTGCTCGATTTTTAGCCACCTATAGAAATATGTTTAGTCGATACTTGATTACTTACGTAGTATTCTCCCAATTCTTTTcactactatgttggggtcggaagCTAGTCTAACCTATGCAGCTGATAGTGTTCAGCAACTGCTAAtttgacctcaacccagttacttgggaAACACGATAGACCTTGTAAGATTGTTGCAATCTTCTGATTACCTGTAAAGCCTGTCAACTATGTACAaatgacatcatcatcattcgagccttttcccaactatattggggtcggcttccagtggaCCATTGTCCAAAAAAATCtcatcattttaatacttaaCACGTAATTGTGTAATTTGACAGGCAGTGCCGCAACCGCCGGCAGTACCGTAGGTGCGGGCGCCGGGGCGGGCGCGGGCGAGGCCGACGAAGAGCCGCTGGCACTGGGCGAGCTCGCCCAGCTCACCGTCAGCAACGAACCCGAAGCTTACGACGTGGCTAGCGCTAACAAGGAGTCTTTCCGCAAGACCTGGAACGCCAAGTATACTTTGCGTTCGCACTTCGATGGAGTAAGTATCTTATTATTATGCGTAACATTATTTGCGTAATACCTAATTGGTGCAAATACACTTCATTATTATTCGTTAGtgggctttaaaaaaaaatacgtgaatttttttttctaatctaaAAGGCGTTCTTAtaattttcatgtattttttagttatataaacaTCTACTACTAGATCTATACTAGACTTATCAAAATCTAATAATTCGTGCAAATATGCTAATTTCATCTCAAAAAATTTTCAGGTGCGAGCCCTCGCGTTCCATCCCACCGAGGCGGCGCTTGTGACGGCGTCCGAAGACCATACCCTCAAATTGTGGAACTTGCAACGTACGGTCCCCGCCAAGAAGTCTGCGGGATTGGACGTGGAACCTCTTTATACGTTCCGCGCCCACACGGCGCCAGTGCTTTGCCTGGCCATGGGCGCGCCAAGATCCGAAGAGTGCTTCTCCGGTGGCTTGGACGGAACTATCCGCGTCTGGAACCTCCCACCTCCCACTGCCGACCCTTACGACCCATACGACCCTGCTGTTCAGGTACTAGAGTTTATTCTTGATGATCATTTGAGGTTTATAGTGTGTTGCGATGACAGGTTTTAACCGTTTGCCGGACTGCGATATTGTTTGAAATAGTTACCGCGTCTTTGGAACAAGAAGGGCCCAAGgtatattggtgggattgaatattttttcagcaaAACTCTCTGGAGGAAAAATCCTGCCTGTTGACTAAATTATACTGTTATTGCTAATGTTAAAGACTTATTTCGTTTCACCCACGATATCTAGATAATAGCTGAGCTGACAGCTATCCTCCAGCCGTGGACAACCTCTAGAAATAATGGCATAagaatacaagctgttgatttgcatttgtgccatagttcaggaggaggacaaacaatacgtaaataatcgattggaattacagtagatgggaaataactaatatgcactgcttttttgtcattgtaatgtcgtggtatttcagaagtacctaatcttttatgaatgaaatttatgagtgatcgttgcgtatgctttgtgtttgcgtttgtgtgagggtgcagcacggttttaaggccagtaacatacgcgccaagtttaaataaggctagatgacatttacggaattccgaaaaaaaaaattacgtaccaatttttttattgatttgggtcgagaatcattagcataattacctccttgaatatggcacggatgcaaatcaacagcttgtatatgtaACGTGTATAATTCCTTAGGGCGCGGTGCTCCGCGAGCACACGGACGCGGTGTGGTCGCTGTCGAGCGCGCACGGGCGGCTGCTGTCGTCGTCGGCGGACGGCACGGTGCGGCTGTGGGCGCCGCGGGCCGCGCGGCCGCTGCTGGCCACGCTCCGCGCGGACGAgtcgcccgccgcgcccgcgcccgctgCCGCCGACTTCGCCGACGCCGCCTCGCGCGCCGCAGTCGTGTACCGCGATGGTACACTGCTCCTCTATGACCTTGAAACTGGACAGGTAattattgtgattttatttactcCTATAATTGGAGTTGTAACttttctgttttctttttgcTGTCCCTTTATAtcatgtttgttactctttcacacaaaaaaaaaaaaaacgatgcgAGAAGTAgtcaggatgcgggtgaaactgcgcaAAACAGCTAGTATGTTACGAAGTTGTCATACCTATCTGCGATCATATTTTACAATATAACCAAACAGTAGATAGTTGGTCGCATGGAAAGGTCTGTGTGCGTGTAGTGACATGGTGTGTCCCCGCAGGTGGTGCTGCGCGTGTCGTGCGACAGCCCGGCACACCGCGTGCGCTCGCACCCGACGCTGCCGCTGCTGGTGACGGCGCACGAGGACCGCCACATCCGCTTCTGGGACGGCGTGTCGGGGCGCTGCGCCCACGCCATGGTGGCGCACCTGGACGCCGTCACGGGGCTGGCGCTAGACCCCAACGGGCTGTTCCTGCTGTCGGGCTCGCACGACTGCTCCGTGCGCCTGTGGAACCTGGACACCAAGACCTGCGTGCAGGAGATCACGGCGCACCGCAAGAAGTTCGACGAGAGCATCCTGGACGTGGCCTTCCATCCGCTCCGGCCGTACATCGCCAGCGCCGGCGCCGACGGACTCGCCAAAGTCTTCGTCTGAGCCGCCGCGCTCCATttatatatatagtatatatacATTACATGTAATTTTACTTTCGATACGAACTTTATGTAACGCAGTAGTCGCGTTATCGCTCGTAGACGAGCGACCGGTACTCTTGGATTATGTGTCTAGTCCCTTCGGTACGGTTACGAGTAGCGACGTATCTGCGAGTCGACGACGCCGTGTGTACGGACGGAGCCGCCGGTTCGTTTCAtcgtatttaatattataacgtAATGGACGCGCGCTCGACGCTCGTTATAAGCGCGTAGTGAACACTCATCTATGTATAGACATttcaaatttattataatatatttttagactttCAGTATGTGGATTTTAGGTTTTTATCGCGACTTTTTCACCGATTTTACTATACGCAGTGAGAATATTGTTCGTTTCTATGCATCTGTAAGCGAGAccttataataaatatcatatGGACGCCGACGATGTTTCCTTGATATGTTCATTATGTTTACGTGTCTGTACAGTTAGAATGTTACGCAGTATTTGCTAATATTTTGCAAAGAACGAATGGTGTTTCTTAgctagattattttatttaaatcgattGGATTTCTatagataatattttcttttcttttgtgACATGTAAGTCATGCTCTCACGTTATCTTATGCGAATGAAGAGCAATCGAACAAATATAATTGAGTAGAAGTACTATATCGAAAATAACTTAAGTAATGTTTGTTCGTAACGAGTACTGCGATGTAGAGTATATATTATGAAACATTACATATTCCTTTATTTTCCTCGAATTCATACTTGTACACATACATCCAAAAATTGATAGTAAAAAGCAACATAACCGATTTgcatgttgtttttttatattttgttgtttttttcttcCCTTCACCCCTATTTTAATAATCTAGCAAGTAAGATTTTATTGACTGAATAACTTTACCATGCAATAACAAGAGTTTTGAGAAAATGGATCTTCCTTATCTTTTAATACTCAATTCATACTATATAGAGTCATTTGTTGCATTATGTACATTATTCAATTTATAACAACTCATTAAAGTCGGTTCATTGGTTTGCGAGTTTTAATGTAAACACTAGTAATTTGATTTTGGTAGCAAAATATCGTGTTTGGACGATACTAACGTCTGAAGCTATCGAACCCCAAAACATTAACCGATTTTATAACCTGATTTGTGGTGGAAATTTCATTTTGAGCATTGCACTTATGAATGAAATGAGGGCGTAAGTAGAAATCTGTATTAAAGTACGTATTCCAGAACTGGACGTTTTATTTCCGATAAATGTTAACTAATTTGGtttcaatttgtatgtattcaaaTCACAACACATGTATTCTACTTAAGCCTTTTGTTTCTCAGGCTgctaaatataatttgttttcatGAATTGAATCAGTAAAACTTGATGCAGAAATTTAAGGCATTCTTGCATTTGGACTCAGGCAGACCTATTTATTACTACTTGGACGTACGGCCTAGGTACTTTAAACTATATAGCTAAGAACAACAATTGCTCCTACTCAAAAAGCGGGCAAAATAGGTACTACAAGAAAATACCTAAAATAAGCCACTGTAAAATTCCAATACCTTTTTGGTCTCATGAAAACCACTATCAGATTGGTGGACAGAAGATTCAAACTTGTTTCTTACGAATATGACAGCATGACGAAAAATTTCAAAATGATGCCATCGAAAAGGCTTTCCTGACATCGCTGCACTGGCAGCTGGAATGCTACTGTACCTACCATAATTTGCtgtgaattaaaaatagacaCACCCACTTTAATTGTGTCAACCATCAAGCAATACTACACACTGTGTAAAAAAAGTAAGTATGGCTCCTGCTTGGTAAACAGTTCAGCACCAGAAAGAAGGAAGGATCCTATTTGATTGAGCGTTGGAAATGTTCAGAGTCCTAGTGGAAATGACTGCCGAGCGCTCAATACAAATTAGGGTTGTTTTAGGTTGCTTTacattttgttactttggtAGGTTTTAATTATTAGGGAGTTTTTAATAGTTGTGTTCATATTTAGCTGCTGTGAAATGGGGTGACGACCGGCTAAAATCTAATcggaaataaattaatatttttctacccTCATCAGAAAATAAAACCTAGCTTATCCTCGTCTTGTCTTGATATTGGGACTGACAGAATCTCATAAAAGGGCTTCTCCTTTCCAAGAAGACAATGCCTACCTATTACacgatatcatcatcattttcttAATATGTCACTCAACGTGACTTGTAATCTAATcagaatacctacttaattatgtCTAATTGGAGTTACGTAGGTACAAATATAAGGTCTATCTATAAAGGTAATAATTTGATAGATAAAACTTAGCGGGTGTAGCTGTGTGTAGGTGTGtcacacatacctacataaaattcaTATAATGATGTTGATATCTCCTTTAATTTGCTGTTACCAAAAGTCCTCTACGAAGCGAAGCTTACATAAATTACACACCATCCATCCGTTTAGTACGGGGAAGGTTACGACACGTGTGTTAAAAATTGTTAACGATTTGTTAGCATCGTTGATTCTATTTACGTTTGCGAACAATCAATATGTAATAGGGATTTCTTTATATAGATATTATACTCTCTGCCCACTTAAGGCGCGGCACACACAGCAGCGAGCTACGCACATAAAGgcattacctacctattactgTATTTCAAGGTAATGATAAAAATGCTATGTAATGATAAAGTATGTTTTaaagtaaactaaaatataatttatgaaattttcgtCCATTTGTTGCACgaaacactgaaaaaaataatacctaatagaGAAAATTTAAAGTGTTTTCCGCTTTTCACCTTACTGTGCTGGGCCTAGACCCTACAgccatataataaaaatgtaggtatggTATGCCATTGTTATAATCAGGTATGTAAATGCATTACCTACAAGTCTTTTCCTCTTATAAGATATAAGTGCATTGGATGGCCGACCGGTTCTTTCTTCAAATGGTTACTCCAGTTGCAGGAAATTCCTGACACAACCATGATTTTAAGCATGTaagtttaacattttatttttatattttgtgtgttttgaaccatttgaagattttttttcaacaagATGCTTTATGTAGATGTACAGACGCCAGCACTTCAAGCTACTCCAAGCTGTAGGTAAACAACTGAACTCTAAAATTTTCCCAATCAGCACTGAACCTTATAGTTCCTAGTAAGTAGTTGATGTGCTGGCTACTGTGTTTACTCGTgccttttacaaaatatacatttctttttttttatttagcctgtgttgtcccactgctgggcaaaggactcccccatagccttccatcttTCCCTATCGGTCGCCATTTGTAGCCAGTCCTTGTGGAAGTTGTTTAGGTCTTGGTCTTCCTCTTAGTCACCTTCCATCATCAGGGATCCActttgtggtgatgttggcccacTTACCCGGGTGCATTCTGTAGATGTGACCCGGCCAGTTCCATTTCAACTTTGCAGACTTATTGCCTACATCGACTATGCCCGTAAGAAAATCTTAGTCTTAATTTGTCCCACttcggtcttcgattaggatgaaattttgcacacgctctgagttctgatgaaaaaacatgactagcgtgtctttttagttttttaaactattaaaacccCCTATAAGTGAGGACTTGTTATTAGCCCTCAGATTAACTTACTGTTCCCTGTCTGTGTTTTTTAACTGCTAGGGACTAGCAGATAGTCCTCCATattactgaaataaattaaagaaataaacatatattttttaatattattagggCCGCCGGTGCTGCCGTATTCATTTACGCCATGGTATGGATCACGAAGCAGTTGAATTTGCTCCCAAGTCCTCCTGTTGAGCCGCCTGAGATAACCACGCCCTTTTATGACCGACATGCAGTACCGCCAAAACTGCAAGGCTGATCAGCACGATTTCATCAATTTATTACGAAATATAGGTACGTAAGATATAATACttaacttaggtaggtacctaattgcggggctgcggaagaagcggggctgcggaagcatttggattcccgcggcccggCGCCCACgtgcaaggaggacacaggggggttttagccggtaggagtccggcacacccctccgccacttcccaggcggaggaagtccatgaggatttctcCCTCCCAAAAaaaggtaagtacttaataccTACTTGTAAATGTAATATGTGTTATTTCCGCGGAATTCAATTCTTCTTTAGAGCAGTTACACATTTTGACGTTTGCCGAGCAGGAATAATcttatacaatatttataaaagggTGTTAGGTAAATAATATGAAGGCACGCGAACGATTTCTTAGCACCATAATTCTATCGATGTTTGAAAACAAACAATAGTTGTTTATAGATAGGTTTATTGTCCACCAACAGCGGAGAGCTGGAGATAGATGTTAGAAAGTAGATTCCcagttttaataaattgctAGTTAGGTAACTAGGTACTTCAGAAGAGAAGAAATATGAAAGTACTTCAGAAGTGAGCATCTTCTGAAAAAGGATAATTATGGCGAAACTATAACTTCATGGAAGAATTTAGGTAGGTCACAAGGTGTACAGACCTATTTATTGCACAATTTTCAAGAAATTCAACATTAATGCGCATGACGTAAGATGATATATTTCTGCTTTACGTTTGTATGTGGTGTAGAGCAAGGTTTACAGCTGGGCATCAGTCTCATTGTAACGAATGTCGGCAGTCTTTGCTTCATTGTATTAGGTGATTGAATAGTCTTCCCCAAATGTTGCCTTGAAATATCGACCAATCCTACAAAATCAAGATGTTTGGCATGTAAGTTTTAacagaattttataattattattcaaattatgtgATTTATCGTTAATCGTCAGTTACAAAATGAGGTGGTAATGGTGAAAGGGTTCATAAAAGGCGtccaaactattattttttactgataGAGAAAAAttgtaagttaaaaaaaacctcCCCagtcagagacatttaatggttacttaagccattccttagtgaaggatttgtatgacattccgtcactaaggagtgacttaagtaatcattatcagccttacttttaaacgtgaattaaaaataagtaatacttacgggctgtttaaggaaattcttacttataataagcatgtcttaactaacatttaatcactacttaagactttaagtagtgattagttaaaacgttaaattaaattaaataataatcgccattaaatatttctatgtgagaaacgtaggtacttaatatttataggcaggtacctactaatattataaaggtgaataatttgtttgtttatttgcttgaaccTACTAATCACAGGAACATcgatttgaaaacaaaaaaaaatcagtgcTACAAGCCCATTTATCTAGGAAGGCTATATGCTAGTTTTTATCAGGGCAGAAGCGCAGAAGCTAAAAGTTAATACAGTTTAATTTATTCTCAGGGTCTCTGGCGTGGGTCTGTTCGTGTACTTCATGATATGGCTGACCAAGAAGTTGAATGAGCTGCCGAGTCCCCCGATGCCTCCAGAGACAACCACTCCAATCCTTGACCGTCATGTAATCAAACCTCCTCCACAAGGCTGAATGAAGCCTCATAATTGTGTATACAGTATAATACATTCTACACTACTTGTTAAGTTCTattatcaataaattaaattgtaaaactaCTATCtcgacttttattttatttttcaaaaaagtgtaCTTACCTAACTATTAACGATCAGAACAGTTATATTCTAAACAGAAGTGATAACAAGGCCTTTATCTAAgactaaatgaaaaatataattcattttaCCCGACTTTCAAGAAGGTTTATTTGCATGTTTTCTTCACTCGGAGTACCTATGTATTAGCCTCATTTTAACTTTGATGCATTAGGCATGACCTAActcatttttttactattactactacaacttttgttctttattattttcccTCACTTCTTCCAAATTTTTCATATGCTTTCTTCCAAAAGTCCATGCGATCTTGGTTTGGTAAAGATATCATTTTGATTTCTCTGTTGTCAATTTCTAGAAAGTTCAACCTCTCTTTACTTGGTCTCCAATTAGTGTTGGATATTGTCGGTTTAC includes the following:
- the LOC124629770 gene encoding striatin-3 isoform X1; its protein translation is MKIPTAMDDSSVSHHNGGQVGSQIGVSVNNKQNDEPSQSIQYSIPGILHFIQHEWARFELERSQWEVDRAEFEARIAFLQGERKGQENLKNDLVRRIKMLEYALKQERAKFHKLKYGVELQQGDVRPPPEEPAEPEPAERAQWKQGRQLIKQYLQEIGYTDTILDVRSNRVRALLGLNNEEVENPNYRNYDKQQHDRCDYSMNHMVRKYDYDTGKEPRKSGVSAGGGYNEEGLSVQETAAVFANFEFLTNQEMDMDEIDDLDAKQSHHPPGKQGEEVDHEAEEVLNELNLLTEREADGGGQGDEYPVGSAATAGSTVGAGAGAGAGEADEEPLALGELAQLTVSNEPEAYDVASANKESFRKTWNAKYTLRSHFDGVRALAFHPTEAALVTASEDHTLKLWNLQRTVPAKKSAGLDVEPLYTFRAHTAPVLCLAMGAPRSEECFSGGLDGTIRVWNLPPPTADPYDPYDPAVQGAVLREHTDAVWSLSSAHGRLLSSSADGTVRLWAPRAARPLLATLRADESPAAPAPAAADFADAASRAAVVYRDGTLLLYDLETGQVVLRVSCDSPAHRVRSHPTLPLLVTAHEDRHIRFWDGVSGRCAHAMVAHLDAVTGLALDPNGLFLLSGSHDCSVRLWNLDTKTCVQEITAHRKKFDESILDVAFHPLRPYIASAGADGLAKVFV
- the LOC124629770 gene encoding striatin-3 isoform X2, which gives rise to MKIPTAMDDSSVSHHNGGQVGSQIGVSVNNKQNDEPSQSIQYSIPGILHFIQHEWARFELERSQWEVDRAEFEARIAFLQGERKGQENLKNDLVRRIKMLEYALKQERAKFHKLKYGVELQQGDVRPPPEEPAEPEPAERAQWKQGRQLIKQYLQEIGYTDTILDVRSNRVRALLGLNNEEVENPNYRNYDKQQHDRCDYSMNHMVRKYDYGKEPRKSGVSAGGGYNEEGLSVQETAAVFANFEFLTNQEMDMDEIDDLDAKQSHHPPGKQGEEVDHEAEEVLNELNLLTEREADGGGQGDEYPVGSAATAGSTVGAGAGAGAGEADEEPLALGELAQLTVSNEPEAYDVASANKESFRKTWNAKYTLRSHFDGVRALAFHPTEAALVTASEDHTLKLWNLQRTVPAKKSAGLDVEPLYTFRAHTAPVLCLAMGAPRSEECFSGGLDGTIRVWNLPPPTADPYDPYDPAVQGAVLREHTDAVWSLSSAHGRLLSSSADGTVRLWAPRAARPLLATLRADESPAAPAPAAADFADAASRAAVVYRDGTLLLYDLETGQVVLRVSCDSPAHRVRSHPTLPLLVTAHEDRHIRFWDGVSGRCAHAMVAHLDAVTGLALDPNGLFLLSGSHDCSVRLWNLDTKTCVQEITAHRKKFDESILDVAFHPLRPYIASAGADGLAKVFV